In the genome of Brienomyrus brachyistius isolate T26 chromosome 24, BBRACH_0.4, whole genome shotgun sequence, the window TCTGCGTCTGCGTCACCCGTCGAGGAGAATGTGTGGGCGGGGAGCGGAGCGAGCTGCTCCGCAGAGCGGGGCCTTGGAGGGACCTCTTTGTGTTGGATGCAATTTGCCTTTAACCGTCAAGGCCCATGCTTAGGTTTTAGCAGGGGCTCTGGGGCGAGTTCCAGGCCCAGCTCACCTTACAGATCTATAAACCTCTCTCCTCATTCTTGGGAAACACATTGTAAGTCATGTTTACGGTGTGTGACGTACTGTTTCCCTCTTTAATCCCTTTTCTCTTTTAAACAATTGTTTCTTTCATCGATGTTGAAGATTGAAAGGTACCACCCCCCAGAGCAGGTAATTACTCAGTAGATAAATTCCGTTCCCAGGTTTTGCAGTTGGTTTAAACACAAATCAGCTCAGGCGaaattacgtttttttttttttttaaatttgactaTGCCCTCGGTGTTTCCATTACACGTGGGTGTCGCTTCGCATTGTTTTACTTAGAATAGGCTTTCAGAGTGATGTTTTCCTTCGAACTCCTGCCTTTTTTTGAGCTGCAGAAAAGTTCCAGAGATTGTACAAAACAGGGGCTTCAGGTCGGCCCCAGAGAACAGAGACTCTGACGCTAGCGTGCGGCGGCTAATGGGCGAGCGAGGCCGAACAATGAGATACCGCTGTTTCTTCCACCTCGTTCTCCTGTGACGTGCAGCGTGTTGATTTTGGGCTTTTGGGGAAAATAGAGGGTGTCAGAAGAGGGAGGGATATAAAGGAGAGAGAGGAACGTGTTGTTGTGGTCGGGAATTAACTTTTCACTTCGTTTAGCGTTTAGCTTGTGTGGTCTTGCTTTTGTTTTCAGTTATATTACATTAGGGGGAAGGTTGTAATGAATCCTTCCTTCCCAAAACCAGCTTCCCTTGCGGAAAAATCTTGCGTGGTCTTTCGGGAAGCTCTCGGCAGACATATATTACCCATTACATAATCTCTGCTTCTCTGGTGAAAATCTGCTGCTGTACAAGCCGCCATTGATAAGCCCCAGGCTAATATGTGGCACTTAAGGTAATCTGCACAAAAATGGCAGATTTTATCCTGAAGAACTACTTGTATGACAGAGATACGACTAATGAGATATTTACGTGGCAGATATGGAAAAAAGCAGTATAATTAAATAGAGTTACAAGCAGGCAGAAGCACCAAAACATTAATGAAGTACGAAACAACCATCAAAATACAAATGCTTCGATATGACAATAATCGTAATTATAGTGAGTGAGCCAATCACTGAGCAAGCTGTGCTGCCCGTAATGCTACAGTATGTATAAATAAATACCCATAAATATCCATTTCTTGCCGCTGTTTATGTAAGAGCTATAAATGGTGATTGGGGGATAGGCTTTTTTTCCCAGCAGagagaagatttttttttttaacgttaaTCATGTTAGCTGGTCTGCTGGCAGGGAGCTGTACGCTGATCCTGTTTGTCTGTGAAAACAGCCGTTTATTTCATTTTCGTCGGCCTTGGTTTTAGCGTCCCGAAATGAACAGGCCACCGCGGCATCTTGCGATTCTGGCGTATTCCGCTTGAACTGAACGATGGGGCCGAAAGCTAAAAGTCAAAAGTGGAAGAGGAATCAAACAAAAGGCCGTCCGTCCGTGTGCTCCTGTCTGAAACTGGACTTTTATTTTGTGATCAAATGTCATAATTTTACGGTTTGCGGCTGAAATCCATGCGTAAGCTTTCACACTTACGGAGTCTCGcgatttaatttcatttagatTAAATTCATGTCGCCTTACGAGATTGTGAACATGTGTAGCCATCACTAAATGAAAACAAATTTCGTATGAAATGCTTGTGATATGGCAATGAACAGCACAAAGCAATATTCTTTTAAAGGACGTGCCGTATGCGAGGAGTGTGGAATGAGCGCCGCTCTCCGCATCTTGCAGACGAATAGGATAATTCATCATTATTTGCTGTTACATTTCAGATCAGTTATTTTCAGGAAGTTGGTCTCTCATACTTCCTTATATTTTCTGCAGTTGGTAATGGAGAACAGATCAGTCTGACGTTATGAATGCCAAACTTCAGCTACCACGCTCTTCTCactttgtatttttaaatctcttcctgtTCATAGGCTTCGGCCTTGTTTTAGAGTACACAGTTATAAATATCTCTGCATGCGTTGCTCTTGATTGTTCTTCATCTGAATTCCCCATTGTGACGTTACGCATTTTCTACTGGTGGGGCTGTATATtattcctgtctgtctgtcattctcCGGCCTCGCTTCTCTCAACATGTCTGCCCAGCTGATTTGAACAGTCAGATGCTTGACGCAGCCCAGCTGTGTGACATCAAGTGGACAGATTCCCATGTGGGCAGTGGGCTTCTTGCTGAGAGACAGATCAATACCTTAGTGCTTCTAGTTTACTAGTAATTTCTAAGGAAATATGTACATCACAATCTGAGCATGCATACCTtctttgttatttttaaaaaatgttattgtcACTGGAGGTCTGTGTGGCCTGATATAGGGTCTCTCCTGATGTACATGGGTATGTTGAAATAGCATAAGTCAGCAATGGCTGGCTTGAGTAGCTCGGTAAATAGGGTTTGTTAAATTGCACAAGGTCGCCCAGTTGTGTTTGGAGTGTTAAGCAGCttctgcttgtttttaaaatgctttcGAGAACCACAGCAATTCAACGAGTCAGTGTCTGTCGAGGCTATTTAGAGTCATCGAAATCGGAATCGGGTTTATTTGGCCgcgtctgttcacacacacagggaatttGTCTGATGCGGACAGCAGATACATTGTGAAGACGAGGCAAGGCAATGAGAGATACAGTCCAGTTGCTATATGCAGTGTGGATGTGTTGTCGATAAGCGTATAGAAAGTACAGGTGTGCATATCAGTACAAGGACTGCTAGTATAAATGCAGTATGTAGAAAACAATACTCTAAGAAGCGTGAGTGTTATTTACAGCAGTGGAGTATAGAGTGGGCGGGGAAGGGGCAGCTGGGGCGGCTGTTTCTGAGGCCGATGGCTTGTGGCAAGAGGCCTTTCTTGTGCCCGCCTGTCTTGGCTCACAGTGATCTCTAGCGCCAACCAGAGGGGAGAAGGTGAAAGAGGTGGTAAGCTGGGTGTGAGGGGTCCGTGGTGATTTTCCCTGCCTGGTAAGTGACTCGGGATTATAATAGAGAGCGAGTACACAAGCTGGTGAATTatgctgcattttatatttgggATACATTCTGAATACGATTCAAATTCTGAATATGGTTCAAATTCTGAATACGATTCAAATTCTGAATATGGTTCAAATTCTGAATATGGTTCAAATTCTGAATATGATTCAAATTCTGAATATGATTCAAATTCTGAATATGATTCAAATTCTGAATATGATTCAAATAGCAAATAGAGCTTCAGATCTCAGGTCAGTTGTGACTGTGACTCCCTGGATGTTCAGATCCGCCGATTTTCTTCTCTGCCTGCAGTTCTGCTTGCTCAGCCCGTTGGGAATGAGAACATGGAGGGTAAGACCCTGAAGATCACCGACTTTGGGCTGGCGCGGGAGTGGCACAAGACCACCAAGATGAGCGCGGCGGGCACGTACGCCTGGATGGCGCCGGAGGTGATCAAGACGTCCACCTTCTCCAGGGGCAGCGACGTGTGGAGGTGAGAGGATTAGGGCACCGTGACACATGGAAGGGTGGCCTGGTGGCTTTATTTGATCTGCTTAGAGCGAGGGGAAACCTGTCTGAGAAATGTTTCACATGAAGTATGCAAGATGATAAGTCACAGAAGAACTACGTAGTCTAGGTGAAAAGAGCTCTACGGCCTGAAGCTCTGTGCAGAGGGTAATCAGGAATCAGAAATATCTTttatatcagtgtttctcaacccggtcctcggggaccatcggcacacatttttgctccctcccagctccctgtcaaacagcccacatttttgctccctcccagctccctgtcaaacagcccacatttttgctccctcccagctccctgccagacagcccacatttttgctccctcccagctccctgccagacagcccacatttttgctccctcccagctccttgtcaaacagtccacatttttgctccctcccagctccctgtcaaacagcccacatttttgctccctcccagctccctgtcaaacagcccacatttttgctccctcccagctccctgccagacagcccacatttttgcttcctcccagctccctgccagacagtccaaacAAAAATGCGGACCAGCTGGGGTTCTGCGAGGACCGCGTTGAGTGACATTGTTTTAGTTCTCATCTCTCCGTCCAGTTGGCACATTCAGTGGAGATGGAGTCCGGTGATGGTTAGCGTCTAGCATGGGAAGCGGAGGGAGGTAGAGAAAGGGAAAGTTTGCTGTGACAGTGAAGGGAAACTGCATATTGATGATGTCATCGATGGATCCAGTAGAGAAgtaaaaatgtaacattcaaGGTACTGAAAAAGGCTTCCAGAACCTGACAGAAAAAGCTGGAATGGAGAGATGCAAGGGAAAATATCTCCGTGCTGTCAAGACAAATATATCGCAAAGTGGATGGGAAGGACCAAATGGTGGAACGTCAACGTCGGCTGAGGAGAATGAGAAGTTAGGTGCAGGTTtggcagagaggcagagaaggACTGGGCTGACCTGGCCTCAGATGCAGGCTGGTTAGGGGAAGGACATTATTTTacaggagagacagagagggttgAGATTTGCATTAATAGTAGTGGTGTAACGGGTCTTAAAAGAACTTTTCATGTAAATGTAGACGGAACAGAGGCAGACGGGGGAATCTGATCAAAGAGGAGAAGAATAGGAGGATGTCTGCAGTGTTTTTTGAAGACCTAGAGGAACGGGGGGGAGACAGCAGGTGGTTTCTGGGCGATCAAGGTGTGGAGAAACGTCACGTCGAGGAGGATGATGGAAGCGGCCGCCAGCTGGCCAGTTGGAGGACCTTCAGGGGAAGTGCTGATGCCGTCCGTCTGTTTGTTAGCGAAGCCGTGTGGGGACCGCAAGCGAAAGGAGGAGAGCGTGAGCCGTAATTCAGACGAGAGCTCTTCTGCTGTTTTTGAACAGTTTTCATGGCTTGAGGAAGAGAATTAAAAAGGCTAAACTTCCTAGTCAGATAGGTCCTTTTTTTTCGTTTGTGTTTTCTTTCTGTCGCTGTTCAGCCAGTCCTTTCACAGGAGTGTGGTGGTGGGTCAGGTTAATATGGTCTGCGGCCCGCAGAAACGGTCCCGGCAAGGACAGGCTCTGCTCGGGGTACAGGAATGCAGCAAACGACAGATATCAAAACACCCATCTTCTGTAATCACTCCTCCTATTCAGGTTCACAGGGGGATTCAGAACCtacaggcaggaggcagggaacaacccaggatggggcgccaagccatcgcagggcagagtcacacactcacacacacacacacacactcacacactcacacacacacacacactcacacactcacacacacacacacacacacacacactcacacacacacacactcacacacacactcacacaccactcactcacacacacacacacactcacacacacactcacacaccacacactcacacacacacacactcacagactcacacaccattcacacactcacacacacacacactcacacacacactcacacaccattcactcacacactcacacactcacacacacaactacgggcaatctggtaactccagttaaactcagcatgtctttggaccgtggggggaaaccggagtaccaagaggaaacccacaacgacatggggagaacatgcaaactccacacacatgtgacccaggcggagactcgaacccgggtcccagaggtgtgagggttagggttagtggtaGTGTTAGGCCTAGCCACTGCTCCCCCCCTAGGTATCAGAACAGAGCTTCTGAATCAGAATAATATCTTTCCATTATGTTTAATCCAAGATAATGAGCCTTGTTTGCTTTTTGCTCTTCAAGGGTTAATTTGGAGAATTTTGCGCGGATTGACTCTCCGGAGGAACCATGAAATATAACCGTTAGTCCTTCAGCTCGAGAGGAGCTGGCTGAGGCGCCTTGTGGATTTTAAGAAGGTGTTATTTGGGAATCTCTCAGAAGGAGCTAGCACCGGTGACAGTGACAAAAGGGGCGGGGCCCGCTCAGCTTGGCATGCTGCCATGGCGACCAGGAGAAGCGGCACGGAGATGAGATGAGAATACAGATCTTTTACTCTGCGGAAAAACtcttgggagaaaaaaaaatcaggttaTCAGTTTGTGCAAAGCAAGCTAAAAAGTTTGTGATTTTACAAATATAGCACACTAGGTCACAGCTTTCACACTTTGGGGCCCTGATTAATAATGTATaggaagatatgattacaattAATGAACGGGGGTCAACAGGTCTGCAGGGTGCTCTAATTTTGCCGTGGTCTTTGGTAAAATCTGGAACTCTGGAAATTTGTAAGTGGAACACTACAGCACTGCGAGCATAGCAAATGGAAATGCTAATTATCTCTCAGAATAGCCAGTTAGCATATACTGCATATCTTTTATTTTACTCCAGTTAAACAAAGTAGCAGAGGACAGAAATGAATTATTTACAGTTTTGGAAATTCAGTTCCAGAAGTTTTACTGTACAGATGAAACAGATCAGATAAATGAAACAGATTTTGCTGACGCAGTGTCCCAGTGCTTAACACTACAGGCCTGCCCCCACCTTGTGCATGTTTTCCTGCCCCCCATGTTCAAAGGCTTTCTTCCAGTTAGccagcagtccaaaaacataaagCTGTCTCTGGGTGCCCCGTAGTGTGATATTGTGGCCGGTATCCTGCCTCTGAGCTGTTTCGGAGCTGACCGTGACCGGATCCGCACCACAGTGGGTGGATTCGCGCAGATATTACAGAAGTGAAATTATTGCTCAAAAAAGTCTGTTTTGAAATTGGTCCCGACGTCGGCTGGCCGGACTCACCCCtggctgtgcgtgtgtgtggctgCAGCTACGGCGTGTTACTGTGGGAGCTGCTGACGGGGGAGGTGCCCTACAGAGGCATCGACTGCTTGGCGGTGGCCTACGGAGTGGCCGTCAACAAGCTGACGCTCCCAGTGCCGTCCACCTGCCCGGACCCCTTCGCGCAGCTCATGACAGGTGCCAGCGCCAACCTTCCCCAGCATCTGCCTCCGTGCTTCATACGTCGGAGGAGTGCACTTGTTTACATCCTGTCAGGGcacgggggggggctgtgttacTCTGATAAATACCTGTGTAGATTAAATTGAGCGAGGCGACGGGTTGCCGTGGCGATGCAGGGCGCGCCCGGTGATGAGAGTCGCGGTCGTCGTTCTCCGCAGAGTGTTGGGACCAGGACCCCCACCGGCGGCCGAGCTTCGCTGCTGTCCTGGCCCAGCTGGGCGCCCTGGAACAGCGCGCGCTGGACGAGATGCATCAGGACTCTTTCCACTCGCTGCAGGACGGCTGGAAGCTGGAGATTCAGGGCATGTTCGATGAGCTGCGGGCCAAGGAGAAGGTGCGGGGGGGGGTATATGACAGGGTGGTTCGGGGGGATaggatggggcgggggggggggggtgtaacataccttaacagctataatatactttaaaataaacaatataTGATAATAAATATTGAAACCTTTTAACCATATActgtttattattaatgtctATTACAGCTGTTACAGTATTTCGGGATGTTATGGTAAATTTACATGCtacttatgaatgttttatgaacgcATTACAAAGGTGCagttaatataaaatgtaaccaaatatttttaaaaattgcaaataaacaaatacaatGAAATGAAACAGTAATGTGAAAATGGTGTGCATTAATAGCAGGTattatttttgggggggggctgcatttgggggtgggggcagtcgAGACGGCTAACAGCAGCATGCCCCGATGCAGGAGCTGCACTGCCGAGAGGAGGAGCTGCAGCGCGCCGCCCTGGAGCAGAAGTCGCATGAGGAGTTCCTGCGTCAGCGGGAGCAGCAGCTGGCGCGCTGGGAGCAGGACGTGTTCGAGCGCGAGCTCAGCCTGCTGATCCTGCACATGAACCAGGAGAAGCCCAAAGTGAAGAAGCGCAAGGGCACCTTCAAGAAGCACAAGCTGAAGTTCAGGGGCAGCGAGAAGATCAGCATGCCACAGGGTACGCCGGCCGGCCGGCCCGCTGCCCGCCACGCTCCGCCCGCTGCCCGCCCGCTGCCCGCCACGCTCCGCCCGCTGCCCGCCGCGCTCCGCCCGCCGCCCGCCGCGCTCCGGCCCGCTCTGCGGCCGTAATGAAAGGGGAGATCCATCCCGCCCGCTGCCCGCCGCGCTCCGCCCGCCGCCCGCCGCGCTCCGCCCGCCGCCTGCCGCACTCCGGCCCGCTCTGCGGCCGTAATGAAAGGGGAGATCCATCCCGCCCGCTGCCCGCCACGCTCCGCCCGCTGCCCGCCGCGCTCCGCCCGCCGCCTGCCGCACTCCGGCCCGCTCTGCGGCCGTAATGAAAGGGGAGATCCATCCCGCCCGCTGCCCGCCACGCTCCGCCCGCTGCCCGCCGCGCTCCGCCCGCCGCCCGCCGCGCTCCGGCCCGCTCTGCGGCCGTAATGAAAGGGGAGATCCATCCCGCCCCGCCAGCAGGCTTCCTGCCCTCGGCGCTGGCTGGACTGGGCCCAGAATAGCTGCCCTTTCTGCTTCACGCCGCCTAACCTTCGCAGGAAAGCTGAGCGCGTCGGCCTGGCCCAGCCCGGCCCGGCCCTCCGCACAGTCCCACAGAAACTAGCTCGGCGTGGGAAGCCATTGTGACAGGGCTCAGGGATTTTTTGGATTATTGTTATCGGAATTTATTAGTAAGATAAGGACTCGATCCCAAGCCACTGCAGAGAGAGTCAGACCAATGAGAGCCCAGCAGCCTTCTGACGGCTACAGACCTCGTTTATAACTCTCTCCTCTGCCCGGCCAGGTTCCACCCTCATGCtattatatgttattttattgtCACCTTTGTATTGCTTTGATCTGACCCacttagccccccccccaatctcccATAGCCCCCGCATTCCTTTCCTTTTATTGTCCTTTAATTTCTTCTAGCCATAAACTGCTTTTTTCTGTTGTTCTTTAGATTTCATTCATAAGATCACAGTGCAGGCGTCTCCAGGCCCGGAAAAACGAATAAACTTTCTGGACCTGGGGTCTCCCCCCTGCTTCGGCCCCCGCTTTCGGGCTATCCAGCGTGAGTCATGCTCCGGGACGCCGCCCACCACCCTCTACTTTTCCCCCTCCACCCCACAGACTCACTCGTACACCACGAGCGCCACAAGCCAGTGCGTCGTACCACCCGTCTTTCCCCGCCAGCGGTGTCACAGAGCCACATCACCGCTTCTGCTTATAGTTATACTGCATTCATACTGCGCTTTCACTCTCCACCACACGGGGGAGCTATCGCTCAGTTTATGAACCGGCGCGATTCTCCGCGCCACCATTACGTGCCCCAAATACATACATTAATGCTAAATTTATTTACTCACCGAAGAATCTGAAAGTGTAATATATAGATAAGGAGAATAATTCAGATTTGTTACTTTTTGGAAGTGCGATATATAACTTCGGCCTTTGCTCATCTGTAGTGTGGAGATGATCACTACCTACATTGTGGAGGCTTTAAACGATCgatcagaatggggggggggggggtcctttcaCACACACTTTTCCATGGATTTCTTTTCCTGTTATGTGTGCCTGTATAGAATGGGCAACTAGCGTTACGCTGCATCGGTAGTAGCCCCCCGACGCCTCTGGGTCCAACAGCCTCGTCCTCTTAATCATTGTCATGTGCTGAATTATAAAGCCCGAGCTTTTGGGTAGCTCTGTATATCACTCTAAGTATGCTGTTCTCACCTCGCGTCTGGTGCGCGCTGTACCCCCTCAGTGAGCCCCAGCGACGGCAGCCGGGCGTGGGGTCCCCCTTCAGTGTGGCCCCTGGAGCCCCCGGCCAACAGGCAGCCAAACGAGGAGCCCCGGCCGGCTCCCCTCCGGAGCCCCCAGAGCCCCAAGAGCCCCTGCCGACCCAAAGTCCTGCGGCTCAGTTCCCAGGAGAGCAGGTGacgcacccccccctccccccacctcgaATCTGAGCAATTCAGATCTCAATATGATAGGGATTTACCATGTAGCGTTGCCGCTTAGGACGTATGTGCACGCGTCTTATTTGAATCTTTTCTCATGTGTTTCTGCCCCCCAGCCTGTCCATGAGGGCCAAGCTCCTGCAGGTGGACAGCAGGCAGAGCGGGCACTCGGACGCCGAGTGGGAGCAGTACCAACCCCCAACTCCGAAGGCCCAGCTAAACGGTACCCCTCCCCTGACGGGACACCTCACATTCCTGCTGCCGCACTCGGGGGGAGAGAAACCCTGACGGCAATCACACATCCCTGATAGCAACACAGCAGGACAGCTGCACAGCGGcctgtaccccccccctcccccaccccgccTTTACGCTACATGCAGATACACAGCAGTCTGCGCCCCCCCCACCTGTAAGCTACATGTAACCATTTGCAGTTCTGCGTAGACATGGGCTAGAGAGGCAAACATCAAAAACtgaggggcacaaataatataataataatacgccATTActgatgtattaattaaccgccAATTAAGTCTGAGTTACATACTGACCTCATGTCCATCTTTAAAGAAAGGTGAGGCATTTTGTACTTCACTACTAACTACTAACTGTACTTCACTAGTTACTGAGTCACTAccaagtgtatgtgtgtgtgtgtgtataaattgtTGATATCAATGTTAATTTGCTTGCTGTGAGAAGCACACAGCAAAAAGGCACCAGAAAGTCTCTTAAGACAAATAACCCATAACATACGCAGGGCGACATGCATGATGGGTATTTTTATTAAAACCACCCATGAAGAGGTAAGACGTGATGGAAACACAGATAAAGCGGAGAGATGGCAGATCATAAAGCTGAAGGTCTCCTGCTTGCAGGATTCTCTCTGAATGAGCCCCCAAAGGCTAACCCCCCCCAGGGGGACTCGGGGGGTGAGGAGGGACCGACCCCTTGGACGTCACCCTCCCCTGCAGGATCCCCCAGGCCAGAGCGAGGACCGTGCGCACGACCCCCGAAGATCACCCACAAAGCTCTGCTGGGTGGGGGGCTGCTGCTTGCCGCAGTCGCTCTGGGCTGTCCTTTGGAGACCCTCCCCAAAGTGCCCCCCCGGACGAGTCTGCTGGCACTGGAGGCCGAGCCGCAGGCGGGAACAACCTCACCCCCTCGGAACCCCCCCACCGTGGGCGACCTGATCACCTTCTCCTACTCGGACTCCGCCCCCATGCCGGACTTCGACCCCGCCTCGGAGCGCACCCCCCTGCCTCTTCACCTTTGCAATGCCCCCGCCCACGGACAGCTCCGGGTGTGCCAGGACAGTTCCGGAAACTTCCAGGAGGAGCGGGCTGTCGATGAGCCCCGAGTCAGCAGGGAGCTGGGGAGCAGAGCATGGGCCCCCGGCACCGacaggaggagaaagcccaGCCAGGAACTCCTCCCCCCTCACTCAGGTCAGGCTCTCGCCGCGGCCCTTCTGATTTCCGCTTGCGCCTCCCAAATTTTATGGCTCCTGACTTCTTACTGAAGTCATGTATCCTATGTGCACCTTTGCTGTTTGTTTAAACAGTAAGCGTGGACTAATACAGAGTACAGGAGGTATTATAGGTCAGGAACAGGTTTCCTGCTGAGGAAGGCCCTCCGTTAGCCTTGAGTGCCTCAAACCAGTGATCTAGAGTAGGTGCTGAGCAGCGCGACCGAGAACGGGTTAAGTGTGCAGGGCAGGCCTCACTCCTCTATTCTCTGCTGTTATGTGGATGAAACGTTGTTTGCAAAGAGGCAGCATGATCACGAACAAGCCCTGCTCTCGTGTCATGGACGAATCGCTTCTGCCTGCGTTGTTGATCTGCAAGAGTTATAGTGTGAAGAGTAAACTGTCACTTAGCCCCATATTTTAAAggtcttcttcttcttcaggTTGCACTGAGATCATAGAAGGTGAGTTTCGTTACATTGGTCATGCAAATTCATACGTATTGATATCGATTATTGACTAGTGTGAATATTGCTTGGCATGTTCTGAATGGCCAGATGAAGGCAAGGCTTCGGGTGACTCTCTGACAATATGTTCCTGTCTCCTGCCGAAGGCCTGGACCTCCCCATGTGCTCGCAGGATGATTCGGACCAGCAGGCGGCACCTCCTCATTCGCTGCTCCTCGACTCCCGACTCTGGGGCCCCAAGACGCGTAGGGTGGAGGTCAGCGTCATCCCCCGCCCGCGCCCCTCCCCCGTCAGGCCCCGCATCGACCCGTGGAGTTTCGTCTCGGCCGGAGGGGCGGGCCCTGGGTCGGGTCGCAGCGGCAGCAAAGCAGATGAACCTCTCTGCCACCCGCCGCATCGTCGCTCTTCTGCGAATCCCTTCACGGACTGTGATCCCTTTCCTCCCCTGAACCATGACTCCTCCGGGACTCTGGCACACGACCCCGACCCCTTCTGCATCCCCTTTGGCACCTCCCGCTCGGCGCCAAGCTCCACCAGTGCCAGTCCCTCCCTGTCCGCCCTGAGAGCGGGTCCTTTCTCTCCGACACTAGACTCTCCCTACATCGATCTCGGCTGGAGCCCCCTGCTGGGCCCCAGCGAAGGAAAGAAGAAGCGGAGGAGAGCGCTGGTCACGGGCCTGGAGCCGTGGATGTCCCCCCCGCACCACGGAACCGACCGCTTCTGACAAGGCCTGCGTGGTTCGGGCTGGCTTTCTGTGCTGGAGGAGCTGTGGTCAGAACCGGCTGAAATTGGGAACGGTGGGACCGCAGATAATTGCATAAATTAGAGATCTGGAAATGATTAAGCTGGTTGATTCCAATGATTTGGTCATTTGGTCATTTAAACCAGCAGCCCTCCCCCAAAAGAGGTGGCCCAGCCCGCTCGTGAGCTGGTGCGCAGTGCCGTCCTGGCTCCGAGTGTGGCTGTCGTTACACTGGACACGTCTTGCTGACCTGCCCTAGAATCCCACTGAAGTTATATCTTAGAAATAGCTGAACATGTGCAAGAACCTACAGGTAGATTTTTATTGTGGACACTgggaaaacaaacataaaacgcAGGAATGATATTTACAGGTGCGCCCGACAAACGATGTGTAGGTGCCAAATGTTTGCTGTTGCCTTGGAGAGATTTGCATTCTGAAAATTTGCATTCCAGGCGGGAGAATTAAGACAGTCTGATGACAGTCTGCATTCAAGGTCTAGGGCAGAAAATCGCGAAACGTCGCCGCAGACAGTCGTCCTTGAGTATTACCGGCATTCTCTCCGATAACTTCGGCTCAGGAATGGGAAGTTCCGGTCC includes:
- the LOC125720189 gene encoding mitogen-activated protein kinase kinase kinase 11-like isoform X1, which gives rise to MEPLKSIFSSWKSVEQPAMGNFTNPLWTALFDYEASGKDELTLRKGDLVEVLSLDSEISGDEGWWAGKVNNKVGIFPSNYVSYKPSCNGTLQGPAAAKDLEPEEVDFAELSLEEVIGVGGFGKVYRGTWRGELVAVKAARQDPDEDISVTSHNVRREARLFAMLTHPNIITLKGVCLQEPNMCLIMEYAAGGPLSRALAGRRIPPHILVNWAVQIARGMLYLHSGAIVPLIHRDLKSNNVLLAQPVGNENMEGKTLKITDFGLAREWHKTTKMSAAGTYAWMAPEVIKTSTFSRGSDVWSYGVLLWELLTGEVPYRGIDCLAVAYGVAVNKLTLPVPSTCPDPFAQLMTECWDQDPHRRPSFAAVLAQLGALEQRALDEMHQDSFHSLQDGWKLEIQGMFDELRAKEKELHCREEELQRAALEQKSHEEFLRQREQQLARWEQDVFERELSLLILHMNQEKPKVKKRKGTFKKHKLKFRGSEKISMPQDFIHKITVQASPGPEKRINFLDLGSPPCFGPRFRAIQLSPSDGSRAWGPPSVWPLEPPANRQPNEEPRPAPLRSPQSPKSPCRPKVLRLSSQESSLSMRAKLLQVDSRQSGHSDAEWEQYQPPTPKAQLNGFSLNEPPKANPPQGDSGGEEGPTPWTSPSPAGSPRPERGPCARPPKITHKALLGGGLLLAAVALGCPLETLPKVPPRTSLLALEAEPQAGTTSPPRNPPTVGDLITFSYSDSAPMPDFDPASERTPLPLHLCNAPAHGQLRVCQDSSGNFQEERAVDEPRVSRELGSRAWAPGTDRRRKPSQELLPPHSGCTEIIEGLDLPMCSQDDSDQQAAPPHSLLLDSRLWGPKTRRVEVSVIPRPRPSPVRPRIDPWSFVSAGGAGPGSGRSGSKADEPLCHPPHRRSSANPFTDCDPFPPLNHDSSGTLAHDPDPFCIPFGTSRSAPSSTSASPSLSALRAGPFSPTLDSPYIDLGWSPLLGPSEGKKKRRRALVTGLEPWMSPPHHGTDRF
- the LOC125720189 gene encoding mitogen-activated protein kinase kinase kinase 11-like isoform X2 yields the protein MEPLKSIFSSWKSVEQPAMGNFTNPLWTALFDYEASGKDELTLRKGDLVEVLSLDSEISGDEGWWAGKVNNKVGIFPSNYVSYKPSCNGTLQGPAAAKDLEPEEVDFAELSLEEVIGVGGFGKVYRGTWRGELVAVKAARQDPDEDISVTSHNVRREARLFAMLTHPNIITLKGVCLQEPNMCLIMEYAAGGPLSRALAGRRIPPHILVNWAVQIARGMLYLHSGAIVPLIHRDLKSNNVLLAQPVGNENMEGKTLKITDFGLAREWHKTTKMSAAGTYAWMAPEVIKTSTFSRGSDVWSYGVLLWELLTGEVPYRGIDCLAVAYGVAVNKLTLPVPSTCPDPFAQLMTECWDQDPHRRPSFAAVLAQLGALEQRALDEMHQDSFHSLQDGWKLEIQGMFDELRAKEKELHCREEELQRAALEQKSHEEFLRQREQQLARWEQDVFERELSLLILHMNQEKPKVKKRKGTFKKHKLKFRGSEKISMPQDFIHKITVQASPGPEKRINFLDLGSPPCFGPRFRAIQLSPSDGSRAWGPPSVWPLEPPANRQPNEEPRPAPLRSPQSPKSPCRPKVLRLSSQESSLSMRAKLLQVDSRQSGHSDAEWEQYQPPTPKAQLNGFSLNEPPKANPPQGDSGGEEGPTPWTSPSPAGSPRPERGPCARPPKITHKALLGGGLLLAAVALGCPLETLPKVPPRTSLLALEAEPQAGTTSPPRNPPTVGDLITFSYSDSAPMPDFDPASERTPLPLHLCNAPAHGQLRVCQDSSGNFQEERAVDEPRVSRELGSRAWAPGTDRRRKPSQELLPPHSGLDLPMCSQDDSDQQAAPPHSLLLDSRLWGPKTRRVEVSVIPRPRPSPVRPRIDPWSFVSAGGAGPGSGRSGSKADEPLCHPPHRRSSANPFTDCDPFPPLNHDSSGTLAHDPDPFCIPFGTSRSAPSSTSASPSLSALRAGPFSPTLDSPYIDLGWSPLLGPSEGKKKRRRALVTGLEPWMSPPHHGTDRF